Proteins from a single region of Desulfobacter postgatei 2ac9:
- a CDS encoding inositol monophosphatase family protein: MISFIKNLALEAGRLCLEGQKNLSLHDLEFKSEKDIVTETDKKVEAFLVKAILARYPDHGVLGEEYGAVQTKSGLRWIIDPIDGTTSFVHRLPFYSISIALEKEGEPVLGVVYAPALNQLFYAEKGKGAFVGDTAIHVSETRELDKAVMATGFACLRAGRQKNNLPIFNEIVPKLRDIRRFGSAALDLCYTALGSLDGFWEMNLNIYDIAAGTVILKEAGGVVTDFTGGGQFPEKGIAAANKALHNELVRILTGFHVL, translated from the coding sequence TTGATTTCATTTATAAAAAATTTGGCCCTGGAAGCCGGCAGGCTCTGCCTTGAAGGCCAAAAAAACTTGTCTTTGCATGACCTTGAATTCAAATCAGAAAAAGATATTGTCACGGAAACGGACAAAAAAGTTGAAGCGTTTCTGGTTAAGGCTATCCTTGCCCGGTATCCTGACCATGGCGTACTCGGGGAAGAGTACGGAGCTGTCCAGACAAAAAGCGGACTCAGATGGATCATTGATCCCATAGACGGTACCACGTCGTTTGTCCACCGGCTGCCCTTTTACAGCATCAGTATCGCCCTTGAAAAAGAGGGAGAACCAGTACTTGGCGTGGTTTATGCACCTGCTTTAAACCAGCTGTTTTATGCTGAAAAAGGCAAAGGCGCATTTGTGGGCGACACCGCAATTCATGTCTCTGAAACCAGAGAACTTGACAAAGCGGTCATGGCAACGGGCTTTGCGTGCCTGAGGGCAGGCAGGCAAAAGAACAACCTGCCGATTTTTAACGAAATTGTACCCAAACTTCGGGACATCAGGCGTTTCGGATCTGCGGCATTGGATCTTTGTTATACGGCCCTGGGCAGCCTGGACGGATTCTGGGAAATGAATCTAAATATTTATGATATTGCAGCAGGGACGGTTATTTTAAAGGAAGCAGGGGGTGTGGTCACGGATTTTACAGGCGGCGGGCAATTCCCGGAAAAAGGCATTGCTGCGGCAAACAAGGCGTTGCACAATGAACTGGTCCGTATTCTGACAGGATTTCACGTTTTATAA
- the ylqF gene encoding ribosome biogenesis GTPase YlqF has translation MNIQWFPGHMLETKNQLKSAIARVDALLEVVDARLPLASSNPFLERIATGKNRMKLLNKADIADPEATQAWLEYFNRDIKWPAAAICATRPQEVSHALESLVSQVDRNKARKAKVMVVGIPNTGKSTILNTLAGRKVAKTGNVPAVTRHQQRTSLKDNIDIYDTPGILWPVIEPRHRGLVLAVSGAISDTAVDYHELAHFAAQLLLERYPACLIERYPFLNPLPGQAQALIETVGKARGCLKKGGHVDFQKASQLIIRDLRSGRLGRISFETPKDINVDDDTDQ, from the coding sequence ATGAATATCCAGTGGTTTCCCGGCCATATGCTGGAGACAAAAAATCAACTTAAAAGTGCCATTGCCAGGGTGGATGCCCTGCTTGAGGTGGTTGATGCAAGACTGCCGCTGGCCAGTTCAAACCCCTTTTTAGAACGGATTGCCACGGGCAAAAACCGGATGAAGCTACTGAACAAGGCGGATATTGCCGACCCGGAGGCGACACAAGCCTGGCTTGAATACTTCAACCGGGACATTAAATGGCCGGCGGCAGCCATCTGCGCGACCCGTCCGCAAGAGGTCTCACACGCCCTGGAATCACTGGTGTCACAGGTAGACAGAAACAAGGCAAGGAAAGCCAAGGTCATGGTGGTAGGCATTCCCAATACCGGGAAATCCACGATTTTGAACACCCTGGCCGGTCGGAAAGTGGCAAAAACCGGTAATGTGCCCGCCGTTACCCGTCACCAGCAGCGCACCAGTCTTAAAGACAATATTGATATTTACGATACCCCGGGTATCCTGTGGCCGGTAATTGAACCCAGGCACCGCGGACTTGTCCTGGCTGTGTCCGGCGCGATCAGTGATACAGCCGTTGACTACCATGAACTTGCCCATTTTGCCGCACAGCTTTTACTGGAAAGATACCCGGCCTGCCTTATTGAACGTTACCCGTTTTTAAATCCCTTGCCCGGGCAAGCCCAGGCCCTTATCGAAACGGTGGGCAAAGCCCGGGGATGTCTTAAAAAAGGCGGGCATGTCGATTTTCAAAAAGCATCACAACTTATCATCAGGGATCTTAGATCCGGCAGGCTTGGCCGGATCAGTTTTGAAACACCAAAGGATATAAACGTAGATGATGACACAGATCAATAA
- a CDS encoding carboxy terminal-processing peptidase → MMTQINKLYHSLRAVVLVAAFLYCGPVCHAQISELTFEEEQSRQCIAIVNALERDNVTGKKLDRNMSVLVFDRYIKSLDPARHLLTQADLNDFQPLKQLMYKYLKTGNLGPAFEIFNLYQSRSQQRFAYILKLARSWQTQLDFAKNETLVIDYEHKPFIPDISGLEPLWKKELKNHIINLKINKTSDEEISETLEKIYSNRLAQLSQTQSRDVFHIFMNAVTMSFDPHSQYFAPRVSEDFDIHMKLSLEGIGAVLENEYEYTKVVRLIPKGPADKSQKLAPGDKIIGVGQGQDGEIKDTIGQRIDDVVKLIRGPKGTFVRLKIIPARKSSVTATISLKRDEVKLEEQSAQKKVVDVTSNGQTYKLGIIEIPNFYIDFDAFHRGDPDYKSTTGDVIKLLKELKTENIDGLIVDLRDNGGGALKEANDLTGLFLKYGPTVQVKTKFRVSRIYDEDPKILYTGPLVVLINRMSASASEIFAGAIKDYHRGIIVGTESFGKGTVQELKPLGDGRLKMTSAKFYRISGKSTQHKGVEPDIWFPQIYRTKDTGESALEGALLWDHIDATRYSAYRSLQPMIKPLDDAYKKRAEKSFGIKYLTQRIQLAESLSEQKTLSLNLTERLKTNTAFNKEELALENDYRKQKGEKPLTTLDDIDPEKEEIKEILTEQAKYIAADFITLSHKTGYKWQ, encoded by the coding sequence ATGATGACACAGATCAATAAACTTTACCATAGCCTGCGGGCTGTAGTGCTTGTTGCCGCCTTTCTTTATTGCGGGCCGGTTTGCCATGCACAGATTTCCGAACTTACATTTGAGGAGGAACAGTCCCGACAGTGTATTGCCATTGTCAATGCCCTTGAACGGGATAATGTTACCGGGAAAAAACTGGATAGAAATATGTCTGTTCTGGTATTTGACCGGTATATCAAATCTCTGGACCCGGCCAGGCATCTTCTGACCCAGGCCGACCTTAATGATTTTCAGCCGTTAAAACAGCTGATGTATAAATATCTGAAAACAGGGAACCTTGGGCCGGCCTTTGAAATTTTCAACCTTTACCAGTCCCGCAGCCAACAGCGCTTTGCATATATTCTCAAGCTGGCCAGATCCTGGCAAACCCAGCTTGATTTTGCTAAAAACGAAACCCTTGTCATCGACTATGAGCATAAACCCTTTATCCCGGACATCTCAGGCCTTGAACCCCTGTGGAAAAAAGAGCTGAAGAACCATATCATTAATTTGAAAATAAACAAAACATCGGATGAGGAAATTTCCGAAACTCTGGAAAAGATCTATTCCAATCGCTTGGCCCAGCTGTCCCAGACACAGTCCCGGGATGTATTCCATATTTTCATGAATGCCGTCACCATGTCCTTTGACCCCCATTCCCAATATTTTGCCCCGCGCGTGTCCGAAGATTTTGACATTCATATGAAATTGAGCTTGGAAGGCATTGGGGCGGTGCTGGAAAACGAATATGAGTACACAAAGGTGGTCCGCCTTATTCCCAAAGGTCCGGCAGACAAATCCCAGAAACTTGCCCCCGGGGACAAAATCATCGGCGTAGGCCAGGGCCAGGACGGAGAGATAAAAGACACCATTGGCCAGCGCATTGATGATGTGGTCAAACTGATTCGGGGACCCAAGGGTACCTTTGTGCGGTTAAAGATCATTCCTGCCAGAAAATCCAGTGTAACCGCCACCATCAGTCTCAAACGCGACGAGGTAAAACTTGAGGAACAGTCCGCCCAGAAAAAGGTGGTTGACGTGACCTCGAACGGTCAGACCTATAAGCTGGGCATCATTGAAATCCCCAATTTCTATATTGATTTTGACGCCTTTCACAGAGGCGACCCGGACTACAAAAGCACCACAGGAGACGTGATAAAACTGCTGAAAGAGTTAAAAACAGAGAATATTGACGGGTTGATTGTTGATTTAAGGGACAATGGGGGTGGGGCACTTAAAGAAGCCAATGATCTGACCGGACTGTTCCTTAAATATGGACCCACGGTACAGGTCAAAACAAAATTCAGGGTATCACGCATCTATGATGAAGATCCAAAAATTCTCTACACCGGGCCTCTTGTGGTACTCATCAATAGAATGAGCGCATCGGCCAGTGAAATTTTTGCAGGTGCCATCAAAGATTATCACCGGGGGATTATTGTGGGCACCGAAAGTTTCGGCAAGGGCACGGTTCAGGAACTCAAACCCCTGGGAGATGGACGATTGAAGATGACCTCGGCCAAATTTTACCGGATCTCGGGCAAAAGCACCCAACACAAAGGCGTTGAACCCGACATCTGGTTTCCCCAGATTTACAGGACCAAAGACACCGGAGAAAGCGCCCTTGAGGGAGCCCTGCTCTGGGACCATATTGACGCCACCCGTTATTCAGCATATAGGTCTTTGCAGCCCATGATCAAACCATTGGATGATGCCTATAAAAAACGGGCTGAAAAGTCTTTTGGCATTAAATATCTCACCCAGCGGATTCAATTGGCAGAATCCTTGAGTGAACAAAAAACACTCTCCTTGAATCTGACCGAACGTTTAAAAACCAATACCGCCTTTAATAAAGAAGAGCTGGCCCTGGAAAACGATTACCGGAAACAAAAAGGAGAAAAACCGCTGACAACCCTGGATGACATTGACCCGGAAAAAGAAGAGATCAAGGAAATACTTACGGAACAGGCCAAATACATTGCTGCCGATTTTATTACCTTGAGCCATAAAACCGGATACAAGTGGCAATAG